A single window of Leptospiraceae bacterium DNA harbors:
- a CDS encoding alpha/beta hydrolase: MDFIIANDGTRIAYYVQGEGFPIFIFNGFTCSEANLKPIVNLLSEKYKVIYWDYKGHGMSGTPKSYKEVTVAGSVDDARRVIEKLNVKKAIFLGYSTGAQIMFEYNFRYPDIPNSLISIAGFSDRVMDSFLNLDTTVFGQLGEALKKLSPVVPHAFASAWRWIHGLPFDLRLFVAKKTFLNEERTVREDIQPFLESMKRQDLNLLIHFLMDVHNHPLCQPLESILLPTLVIAGGKDLFAPARRSEEMHQKISHSELLIVSRASHNIVQEEYEILASTILDFLKKNNL, from the coding sequence ATGGATTTTATTATTGCTAATGATGGGACTCGGATTGCTTACTATGTGCAAGGGGAAGGATTTCCTATTTTTATTTTCAATGGCTTTACTTGTAGCGAAGCAAATTTAAAACCAATAGTAAATCTACTTTCTGAAAAATATAAAGTCATCTATTGGGATTATAAAGGGCATGGTATGTCTGGAACACCTAAGAGCTATAAGGAAGTAACCGTTGCAGGAAGTGTTGATGATGCAAGAAGAGTCATAGAAAAACTAAATGTAAAGAAAGCGATTTTTCTTGGTTACAGCACAGGTGCGCAAATCATGTTTGAGTATAATTTCCGTTATCCGGACATACCGAATTCTCTTATATCAATCGCGGGATTTAGTGATAGAGTGATGGATTCTTTTTTAAATTTAGATACTACTGTGTTTGGTCAACTCGGCGAGGCTTTAAAAAAACTTTCACCCGTTGTTCCACATGCATTTGCTAGTGCGTGGAGATGGATTCATGGACTTCCTTTTGATCTTAGACTCTTTGTTGCAAAGAAGACTTTTTTGAACGAAGAAAGAACAGTTCGCGAAGACATTCAACCATTTCTAGAAAGTATGAAGCGTCAGGATCTAAATTTACTCATTCATTTTTTAATGGATGTGCACAATCATCCTCTCTGTCAACCATTGGAATCAATTCTTTTACCTACTCTTGTTATCGCAGGCGGAAAAGACCTATTTGCCCCAGCAAGACGTTCCGAGGAAATGCATCAAAAGATTAGCCATTCCGAATTGCTAATCGTCTCGCGCGCATCACATAATATAGTTCAAGAGGAGTATGAAATTTTAGCATCCACTATTCTGGATTTTTTAAAAAAGAATAATTTGTGA